Proteins encoded by one window of Thermodesulfobium sp. 4217-1:
- a CDS encoding HD domain-containing protein → MELDFYYEKDKKERENFVVYHLRDRLLYGRKILFERTISGLIDPLQVENYLNRLYREVCSDILKICIIESKEEDFTEEDICIAAVGGFGRCEMAPYSDIDLVFLSQNEEGPFLDNVLKRGYRLLSDIFFGIALEVGYSFRTTEIRHIDHITRTSFLDSNIISGDNNTFQEFKRNFWNRLNLTEFIFAKLSEREIASYKFGDNPYLLSPNLKECKGGLRDYHTFKWIFQSRFALSHCSIAKDIENTSILDKNDINELESSYRFLRKIRILLHIVARKRQDYLSKNYQPRIAEFLGYENSVEFMKELIHCLQNISEISTRGIKKILQEGFQITSCFSIKGNYITYQYNAPIQIFKFDFLRAFEYKSLYDLELSIDLEEEIIKQRHRLKPNNETMNLFLKILKNGRNKASILRKMQSLGLFEILIPESKEIFFTLPKDPMHEFTIGEHTMVMIETLEMFERGDFGQEISEIFNSLSDPLALYLAALFHDIAKLKASENHDVEGAKIFSNWAKKTRLDKNIISNINFIIANHLQMVRISRLRDLHRQETIDEFTQLVSDSERLKNLYLISCADLYSLSKKKPSPISIYQLNELFKKSQASLLKPTSNENFGDLFKKNIRKNLLNKEEINLFIDNIPATYLMNLPQETIAFHLDLISKLKEATPQVYFEESLNKDFSKVTIAAHEIDGLLWKIAAVFYAHNLDIHTAELYRFTTNPPVIINEIWTTFKSRPVPEYLAQTIQKDLKDTLSLKKEIFELLKQKNKDIEFPVKLFNVNCLNNISPKSTVIEIVAEDRHGLLYRITQTLTSLGLYIQTAKISTWEGRAEDAFYITKENNLRLSEQECQEYIKKITHHI, encoded by the coding sequence ATGGAATTAGATTTTTATTATGAAAAAGATAAAAAAGAAAGAGAAAATTTTGTAGTCTATCATCTACGCGATCGACTTCTTTACGGTCGCAAGATTTTGTTTGAAAGAACAATATCAGGTCTTATTGATCCTCTTCAGGTAGAAAACTATCTAAACAGGTTGTACAGAGAGGTTTGTTCTGACATTCTAAAGATTTGCATAATCGAGTCCAAAGAAGAAGATTTTACTGAAGAGGATATATGCATAGCTGCTGTTGGTGGATTTGGCAGGTGTGAAATGGCACCCTATTCAGATATAGATCTGGTTTTCTTATCCCAGAATGAAGAGGGCCCATTTTTAGACAACGTTTTGAAAAGAGGCTATAGGCTTTTATCAGACATTTTTTTTGGCATAGCTTTAGAAGTTGGATACAGTTTTAGAACTACAGAGATAAGACACATCGACCACATCACTAGAACAAGCTTTCTTGATTCGAACATCATATCGGGCGATAACAACACGTTTCAGGAATTTAAAAGAAATTTTTGGAACAGGCTGAATCTTACCGAGTTTATATTTGCAAAATTATCAGAAAGGGAAATAGCCTCCTATAAATTTGGCGACAACCCATATCTTCTAAGCCCCAACTTAAAAGAATGCAAAGGAGGCCTTAGGGATTATCATACGTTTAAGTGGATTTTTCAGAGCAGATTCGCTCTGTCTCACTGTTCTATAGCAAAAGATATCGAAAATACTTCTATTTTAGATAAAAATGACATAAACGAACTTGAATCAAGTTATCGCTTTCTTCGGAAAATAAGGATTTTATTGCACATAGTAGCAAGGAAGAGGCAGGATTACCTTTCAAAAAATTATCAGCCAAGAATAGCAGAATTTTTAGGGTATGAAAACTCGGTTGAGTTTATGAAAGAACTTATACATTGCCTACAAAATATATCTGAAATATCCACAAGGGGGATAAAAAAGATACTCCAGGAAGGATTTCAAATTACAAGTTGTTTTTCAATAAAGGGAAATTATATTACATATCAGTACAATGCGCCTATTCAGATTTTTAAATTTGATTTTCTAAGAGCTTTTGAATACAAATCGCTTTATGACCTTGAGCTATCAATAGATCTCGAAGAGGAAATTATCAAACAGCGCCATAGGTTAAAACCAAACAACGAAACTATGAATCTATTTCTCAAAATTCTTAAAAATGGCAGAAATAAAGCATCTATATTAAGGAAAATGCAATCTTTAGGATTATTTGAAATATTAATACCAGAATCAAAAGAGATTTTTTTCACACTACCAAAAGACCCTATGCATGAATTTACAATTGGCGAACACACAATGGTAATGATCGAAACCCTTGAGATGTTCGAAAGAGGAGATTTTGGTCAGGAAATATCTGAAATATTTAACTCTCTATCGGATCCACTCGCCCTGTATCTTGCTGCCCTATTTCATGATATAGCCAAATTGAAGGCATCCGAAAATCACGACGTTGAAGGGGCAAAAATATTTTCTAATTGGGCTAAGAAGACGAGATTAGATAAAAATATTATTAGCAATATTAACTTTATTATTGCCAATCATCTTCAGATGGTTAGAATTTCAAGATTAAGAGATCTCCATAGACAAGAAACTATAGACGAGTTCACACAACTTGTATCAGACAGCGAAAGACTAAAAAATTTATATCTTATTTCTTGTGCCGATTTGTACTCATTGTCGAAAAAGAAACCGAGCCCGATATCTATTTATCAATTAAATGAGCTATTTAAAAAGAGCCAAGCAAGTCTGCTCAAACCGACATCAAATGAAAATTTTGGGGATTTGTTTAAGAAAAATATAAGAAAGAACCTGTTAAACAAAGAAGAGATCAATCTCTTCATTGACAATATACCAGCCACATATCTAATGAACTTGCCTCAGGAGACTATAGCATTCCACCTGGATCTAATTTCCAAGTTAAAAGAGGCTACCCCCCAGGTATATTTTGAAGAATCTTTAAACAAGGATTTTTCTAAAGTTACGATTGCTGCGCACGAAATAGACGGGCTTCTCTGGAAAATTGCAGCAGTATTTTATGCGCACAATCTCGATATTCACACAGCCGAGCTATACAGGTTTACGACAAACCCCCCTGTGATTATTAACGAAATATGGACGACTTTTAAAAGCCGACCAGTGCCAGAATACCTTGCACAAACAATACAAAAAGATTTAAAGGATACGCTTAGTTTAAAAAAAGAAATTTTCGAACTTCTCAAACAGAAAAATAAAGATATAGAATTTCCAGTAAAATTATTTAACGTTAATTGTCTAAACAACATATCTCCAAAGTCGACTGTCATAGAAATAGTTGCCGAAGACAGACATGGGCTTCTATATAGGATCACACAAACTTTGACTTCTTTAGGGCTCTATATCCAAACAGCAAAAATCTCCACATGGGAAGGAAGAGCAGAAGATGCATTTTATATTACGAAAGAAAACAATCTAAGACTTAGCGAGCAAGAATGTCAGGAATATATAAAGAAGATAACACACCACATATAG
- the rapZ gene encoding RNase adapter RapZ — translation MNVGPWLIILTGLSGAGKSQALHALEDLGFFCIDNLPPFLLPELTRFSFSPKFPISRMAVVIDIRGKTLFPDLQNILNKIKEQPINITTLFLEASDEVLIRRFSETRRRHPLSQEGGYLSAGIIKEREMLSPIREMSDIVIDTSYMRVNQLKERLRTYFTSEEEQIFNTTLLSFGFKYGIPMDADMIIDVRFLPNPFYEEHLKNLTGMDASVEDFILSKDVTKNFLKVLDPYLLFFLPKCMEEGKSNVTIAIGCTGGEHRSVTIVREIARKYRNLGFKIFEWHRDLKIGGNN, via the coding sequence ATGAACGTTGGACCATGGTTGATAATACTGACTGGTCTTTCAGGAGCTGGCAAATCTCAGGCATTGCATGCGCTCGAAGACTTAGGCTTCTTTTGTATAGACAATTTGCCACCTTTTTTGCTGCCCGAACTTACAAGATTTTCTTTTTCACCAAAGTTCCCAATTTCTCGTATGGCAGTTGTTATTGATATCAGAGGAAAGACTCTTTTCCCTGACTTACAAAATATCTTAAATAAAATAAAAGAACAACCGATAAATATCACCACTCTTTTTTTAGAAGCTAGTGATGAAGTACTCATCAGAAGATTTTCAGAAACAAGAAGGCGCCATCCACTATCACAAGAGGGAGGTTATCTCTCGGCTGGAATAATAAAAGAGAGAGAGATGCTCTCTCCTATTAGAGAGATGTCTGACATAGTAATAGACACTTCTTATATGAGAGTAAATCAACTGAAAGAAAGGCTAAGAACATACTTTACATCTGAGGAAGAGCAGATTTTCAATACAACCCTTCTTTCATTCGGCTTTAAATACGGTATACCAATGGATGCGGATATGATTATTGATGTAAGATTTTTACCAAATCCATTTTATGAAGAACATCTTAAAAATTTGACAGGCATGGACGCATCTGTCGAAGACTTTATATTATCAAAGGATGTCACAAAAAATTTCCTAAAGGTGCTAGACCCATACCTTCTCTTTTTCCTTCCAAAGTGCATGGAAGAAGGCAAAAGTAACGTAACTATCGCAATAGGCTGTACGGGCGGCGAACACAGATCTGTTACAATAGTCCGTGAAATAGCAAGAAAATACAGGAATTTGGGTTTCAAGATCTTTGAATGGCACAGAGATTTGAAAATTGGGGGAAACAACTAA
- a CDS encoding gluconeogenesis factor YvcK family protein — MSFRPLKWLRWLTPGLKIKRWIFLGSFSLLLIVTSLILSLESIPITRTFVKSLSYFIHDISSKIPIQIIALLLFLIGFVALIYSIRGLVKQIVKPMQIGARRDVVDLLWLERQVKKRPHVVVVGGGTGQSTVLRGLKYYPINLTAIVTPFDDGGSSGFIRRELGFLPPGDIRNCLAALSLQEDLLGAVLQYRFKGIPGLEGHPVGNILLAAATEITGDFLKAINMVEKIISARGHVIPSTFFNTKLCAKLKNGSIVEGESNISKSIYPIENVFLDPEPPSAYPEAIKKINEADAIVIGPGSLFTSILPNLLMKDLLDAIRNSKAIKIYVCNIMTQPGETGAFKASDHIKAFINNLGFLPFDIALLNNKKPERLVEYYEQKGSEIVINDTVELEKFKIKAVYEDLLYEENHIRHDHKKLAKILFDNIFKNTKGN; from the coding sequence ATGAGTTTTAGACCATTAAAATGGCTCAGGTGGCTAACCCCTGGCCTAAAAATTAAAAGATGGATTTTTCTTGGCTCGTTCTCATTATTATTAATTGTTACAAGCCTTATACTCTCACTTGAATCCATTCCAATAACGAGAACATTTGTAAAGAGTTTGTCATACTTTATCCATGACATATCTTCAAAGATACCAATTCAAATAATCGCATTATTGCTATTCTTAATAGGTTTCGTGGCCTTAATATATTCTATTAGAGGGCTTGTAAAACAAATTGTTAAACCTATGCAGATTGGAGCAAGAAGGGATGTAGTAGATCTCCTTTGGCTCGAGAGGCAGGTAAAAAAGAGGCCGCATGTGGTTGTAGTTGGAGGAGGGACGGGCCAATCCACAGTTCTTAGAGGCCTAAAATATTATCCGATAAATTTAACTGCCATAGTTACACCGTTTGATGATGGTGGCTCTTCTGGGTTTATCAGAAGAGAGTTGGGGTTTCTCCCTCCAGGAGATATAAGAAATTGTTTGGCAGCGTTGTCACTTCAAGAAGACCTGCTTGGCGCTGTTCTGCAATACAGGTTCAAAGGGATACCAGGTCTGGAAGGGCACCCAGTAGGTAACATCTTATTGGCTGCTGCAACTGAAATAACTGGAGATTTTCTGAAGGCCATTAATATGGTTGAAAAAATAATCTCAGCAAGAGGGCATGTTATACCGTCAACATTCTTTAATACAAAACTTTGTGCAAAATTAAAGAATGGCTCAATCGTAGAAGGGGAATCAAACATCTCAAAAAGCATTTATCCAATTGAAAATGTATTCCTTGATCCTGAACCTCCAAGCGCTTATCCTGAGGCAATAAAGAAAATCAATGAAGCCGACGCAATAGTAATTGGGCCAGGAAGCCTTTTTACGAGTATATTGCCGAACTTACTCATGAAAGACCTTTTAGATGCCATAAGAAATTCAAAAGCGATAAAAATTTATGTTTGCAACATAATGACACAGCCAGGAGAAACGGGAGCATTTAAAGCATCAGACCATATAAAAGCATTTATAAACAATCTGGGCTTTCTGCCATTCGACATTGCCCTGTTAAACAACAAAAAGCCAGAAAGATTGGTCGAGTATTATGAACAAAAAGGTTCCGAAATAGTCATAAATGACACTGTTGAACTCGAAAAATTTAAAATCAAAGCTGTTTACGAAGATCTTTTATATGAAGAAAACCATATAAGGCACGACCACAAGAAATTAGCAAAGATTTTATTTGATAACATTTTCAAGAATACCAAAGGAAATTAA
- the whiA gene encoding DNA-binding protein WhiA, with amino-acid sequence MMKVKNDESGIIRGEIASIPIENKRLSRYELKGIMVSHSKVIEKNVFIKCKDLKVAKRIIMLAHFLDIKTQLHQKQRLNKEFDDTKILQENQKTTIVSLQKLVLPSPPETFPSQKSIQSFLRGLFLNSGYLSTKNGYHLEIITNNEIFGFLSTLLEEIGFNFKVRKTNSYSLFLKSFREIASFLAYIQVYNFCARLEAEAIKKEANRDITREVNYETANIKRQIKASLEILESIDILESSENFYKLPFRWRKMIILKKSQPMLSMREIGECLGMSKNQVSSIFRQIRKLAI; translated from the coding sequence ATGATGAAAGTGAAAAATGATGAAAGTGGAATAATCAGAGGTGAAATAGCTTCAATACCAATTGAAAACAAGAGGCTGTCAAGATATGAGCTAAAGGGAATAATGGTTTCCCACTCAAAAGTTATTGAAAAAAACGTTTTTATAAAATGTAAAGACTTAAAGGTAGCAAAAAGAATAATTATGTTAGCTCACTTTTTAGACATAAAAACACAATTGCACCAAAAACAAAGACTTAATAAAGAATTCGATGATACAAAAATATTACAAGAAAATCAGAAAACTACGATAGTTAGCCTGCAAAAACTTGTACTGCCAAGCCCGCCAGAGACTTTTCCCTCCCAGAAATCTATCCAAAGTTTTTTGAGAGGATTATTTCTTAACTCTGGGTACTTAAGTACAAAAAACGGTTACCATCTTGAAATTATCACAAACAATGAAATATTTGGATTCTTATCGACACTCTTAGAAGAAATAGGTTTTAATTTCAAGGTAAGGAAAACGAATAGCTACAGCCTCTTCCTAAAAAGTTTTAGAGAAATTGCCTCTTTTCTGGCATATATACAAGTGTATAATTTTTGTGCACGCCTGGAGGCAGAGGCAATAAAAAAGGAGGCAAACAGAGATATCACAAGGGAAGTAAATTACGAAACTGCCAACATAAAAAGACAGATAAAGGCATCTCTTGAAATACTAGAATCAATAGATATATTGGAATCATCTGAAAATTTTTATAAACTGCCATTTCGTTGGAGAAAGATGATTATCTTGAAAAAGAGCCAGCCTATGCTTTCTATGAGAGAGATCGGTGAATGCCTTGGGATGTCAAAAAATCAAGTTTCTTCAATTTTTAGACAGATAAGAAAGTTAGCAATTTAA